The following DNA comes from Streptomyces sp. NBC_00273.
GGCCTGACCAACCGGGAGATCGGCGAGCGCCTGTTCCTCTCGCCGCGTACCGTCGGCACCCACCTGTACCAGGCCTTCCCGGTGCTGGGCGTCACCTCGCGCGGCCGGCTGCGTGACGTGGTGGAGCCGGAGTCGGCCGACTGAGGCACAGGGCAGAGGCACAGGGCAAGTCATGTGACGGATGGCAGCGGCGGTGATCGTTTCGAGACTGGGTGGAGGAGAAACCCTCACCCCTCGGAGTTCCCATGAGCGTCGTACTCACCACTTTGCCGCTGTCCCCGCACGAACGGGCGGACTACTGGAACAGCGTGGTGTCCGACACCTTCATCCCCCTCGACGTCACCCTGCACGAACCCGTGCCGTCCGCGGGGAGCATCGCCAGCGAACGTCTCGGTCCCCTGCAGATCTCGGCGGTCCAGGCCGGCCCGCAGACCGTGTGGCGCAACCGGAGGCTGATCTCCCGGGGCGGGGAGGAGTTCCTCACGGTCACCTTCCAGCACACGGGTACCGCGCGGCTGACCCAGGACGGCCGCCGGGCGCTGGTCGGGCCCGGGACCTTCACCTGCTCGGACGCCGGGCGCCCGTACGAGCGGGAGCAGCCGGACCACTTCCGCTTCACGGCGATCCGGGTGCCCAAGAGCGGGCTGGGAGTGCCGGAGGCGGATCTGCGGGCGGTCACCGGCACGGTCTTCAGCGGCGATCGCGGGACCTCCGGGCTGGTCGCGGGCTTCCTGAGGCGGTTGGCCGAACGGGCCTCCGGCTTCGACGCGTACACGGGCCAGCAGCTCGCGATGACCGCCATGGACCTGCTGTGCGTGCTGGTGCGCGAGCGGCAGGGGCGGCTGGATCCGTACGCCTCGGACACGGCCCGGGGCATGCTGGCGCGCGTCAAGGCGTACGTCCTCACGTCCCTGTCCGATCCCGACCTGTCGCCGGAGCGCATCGCGGCCGCGCACCACATCTCGGTGCGGTACCTGCACAAGCTCTTCCAGCCGGAGGGGACCACGGTGGGCCGTTGGATCCGGCAGGAGCGGCTGGCGCGGTGCCGGCGCGACCTGTCGCGACAGACGGGGTCGGCGCCGGCGGTCACCGCGGTCGCCCAGCGCTGGGGGTTCACGAACCCGTCCCACTTCAGCCGGGCCTTCCGCGCCGCCTACGGCATGTCGCCCCGGGAGTGGCAGTGCGGCGCCCGGGGCGAATGACCGTCTCACAGCGTGCGCCGTACTCCCGCCTGGCGTTCCAGGTTCCGCAGTTGCACGACGAGGTCCCCCTCGACCGCGGTGTGGGCGGGTCCACTGCGGCCGATCGGCAGCACCTGTTCGCCGCGCATATCCTCCAGCATCAGGGCGAAGGCGGCGTAGGTGGCGACGAGGGCCACCAGGAGGCCGAGGGCTCCCGCCAGCTGTCCGGGCCACTCGGCCCCGGTCAGCCCCGCCAGGCCGGTGGCCGCCCAGCGCGGCAGGGAGACCACGATGACCAGCCACAGGGCCCGCTTGGGCCGGGTCACGAGGGCCATCAGCGCCCCGAAGCACAGCAGCGCCAGGTTGAACACGCCCAGCACCCGGTGTCCGCCGGCCGCACCGGTTCCCGTCACGAGGGCGTACGCCAGCCAGCTGCCGGCGAACGTGCCCATGAGCGTGGCCGCGATCACGTCCCGGGCGCCGAACGCGAGGAAGCTCACCAGGAGTTGGAGGGCGAAGGCGGGCAGCACGCACAGGGCGACGGCCCTGCGGTCGGCGGCCTCGAAGATCCCGAGCTGTAGGCAGCCGGTCATCACGGAGGCGATCGCCACAGTGAAGAAGCCCAGTGGCATCGGTGAGGCGATGGGGTGCAGGTTGATCCGTGTCATCGCCCGGAGGTCCGGTTCGTGGCGGCGCCCGGGCGGTGCCCCGTCCGGGGCGCCCGCGGCGGTGTTGCCCGGGACCGTACTCATCTGGTGGGTTCCCCTGTTCCGTTGTTCCGTTGTGCCGTGGGTCAGTGCGCGAAGCACGGGTCGACGAAGGGCTGCGACGGCGTCTCGGGCGCCGATCCGCGCGCCTGTCGCCACAGCCGGTGCCGTTCGGACTCGGCGACGGCTTCGGCCATCTGCTCGGCCTGGCGTACGCCGCCGCCCCCCTGGTACCCGCCGAAGCGGGCCACCGGCGCCCACTGCGGGCTGACCGGCGGGAGCGGCTCGTCCAGGCCCTCGTACTCGGCGGTCGCGTACACGATGCGGCCGCCGACGACCGTGCACACGGACTCGATGTCGGGGATCGCGGCCTCGGGCACGGTGAAGTAGTCCTCCGACAGGATCGCGAGGTCTCCGTAACAACCCTCCCGCAGCACGCCCTTGACGTCTTCCTCGCCGGTGAGCTGCGCACCGCCCCGGGTGTAGAGGCCGAGCGCGGTCTCCCGGTCGATCGAGGTCCCGGCCGGGTGGAGCGGCGTACCGCCCACGGTGCGGCCGGTCACCAGCCAGTGCAGGCAGACCCACGGGTTGTACGAGGACACGCGCGTGGCGTCGGTACCGGCGGCGACGGTGAGGCCCCGGTCGAGCATGGCGCGTACCGGCGGGGCGTGGGAGGCGGCCTCGGCGCCGTAGCGGTCGAGGAACGCGGTCCCCTGGAAGGACATCCGGTTCTGCACGGAGAGGGCGCCGCCGAGGGCGGCGATGCGGTCCAGGCTGTCGGCCGAGACGGTCTCGGCGTGGTCGAAGAGCCAGCGGTTCCCGCCGGGGAAGAGCCCTTCGGCGGCGAGCTTCTCGAACACCGCCAGGTCGCGGCGGATCGTCTCGTCGTAGGTGGCGTGGAGCCGGAAGCCCCAGCCGTTCTCCATCAGCAGCCGGACGGCCTGCTCGAACTCGGCCTCGTACCCCTCGGCGAGCGCCGGGCGGGGCTCGGAGAAGTTCTCGAAGTCGGCGGCCGCCCAGGTCAGGTTCTCGCCGGCGCCGCCGAGGCGCAGCCACTCGTCGCCGTCCCCCGGCTTGACGGTAGCGGTCCAGCGTTTCAGATCGGCGAGCTCCTGCCCGGCGGTCTGCGGGAACAGGTGGTAGGTGATGCGCAGCGACAGCTCCCCCGACCGGGCCAGGTCGATGACGGTGGCGTAGTCGTCGGGGAAGTTCTGGAAGCCGCCGGCGGCGTCGACCGCCGAGGTCAGCCCGAAGCGGTTCAGCTCGCGCAGGAAGTGCCGCGTCGAGGTCCGCCGGTCGGCCGCGTCCAGGGTCGGCGCCTTGGCCAGGGTGGAGTACAGGACGAGCGCGCCCGGCGCCGCCAGGAGGACCCCGGTGGGCTCGCCGTCGTGGCCCCGGACGATCTGGCCGCCGCGCGGGTCGGGGGTCTCGCGGGTGAATCCGGCGGCCCGCACGGCGGCCCGGTTCATCAGCGCCGACTGGTAGAGGTGCAGGACGAACACCGGGGTGTCGGGCGCGGCGGCGTTCAGCTCGGCCACGGTCGGCATCCGGCGTTCGGCGAACTGCTCGGCGGTCCAACCGCCGACCACCCGGATCCACTGGCCCTTGGGGGTGCGGCCGGCCTGCTCGCGCAGCATGGCCAGCGCCTGCCGCAGGCTGCGCACGCCGTCCCAGCGCAGCTCCAGTACGTAGTTCAGGCCGCCCCGGATGACGTGCAGGTGCGAGTCGTTCAGGCCGGGGACCACGCGACGGCCCAGGGCGTCGACCACCCGGGTCGCCGGGCCCACGAGCCCGGCGAGGTCGTGGTCGTCGCCGAGGGCCACGATGCGGCCGTCGCGGATCGCGACGGCGCGGGCCTCGGGCCGGGCCCGGTCCCCGGTGTACACCTTCGCGTTGCGCACGAGCAGGTCCGCCGCCGGGCGCCCGGCCGCCGGATCCTCCGGGCGCCGGGTGGGGCCCAGCCCGGACACGGGCATGCTCGTCGTACCGACCGGGGCCGTCATGCCAGGGCCTCGCGCAGGGTCTCGACGGCCTGGCCGATGGCGAGCGACGCGGCCCGCGTCTCGCGCAGCGCGTTCAGCATGACGAAGTCGTGGATGGTGCCCAGGACGCGCAGGGCCGTGACCGGCACCCCTGCGGCGCGCAGCCGGGCGGCGTACGCCTCGCCCTCGTCGCGCAGGACGTCGGCCTCGGCGGTGATGACCAGGGCGGGCGGCAGTCCGGTGAGCTGGTCGAGGGTGGCGCGCAGCGGGGAGGCGGTGATCTGCGCCCGCTCGGCCGCGTCGGTCGTGTACTGGTCCCAGAACCAGCGCATGGCGTCGCGGCGCAGGAAGTAGCCCTCGGCGAACTGCGCGTAGGAGTCGGTGTCGAAGGCCGCGTCGGTGACCGGGTAGAAGAGGACCTGGTGGAGGATGTGGACGTCGCCGCGCTGCTTGGCCATGAGGGTGAGGGCGGCGCTCATGTTGCCGCCGACCGAGTCGCCGGCGACGGCGATCCTGGAGCCGTCGAGGTCCTTGTGGCGTCCCTCGCGGGCCACCCACTGCGCGACGGTGTAGTTCTGCTCGATGGCGACCGGGTAGCGGGCCTCGGGCGACAGGTCGTACTCGGGGAAGACCACGGCCGCCCGTGCGCCGACGGCCAGTTCGCGGACCAGCCGGTCGTGGGTGTGGGCGTTGCCGAAGACCCAGCCCGCGCCGTGCAGGTAGAGGATGACGGGCAGCGGGCCGCTGAAGCCGCGGGGGCGGACGATCCGGGTGCGGACGTCGCCGGTGGGGCCGCCCTGGACGGTGATCCATTCCTCGTCGACGGCGGGCAGGGCGACGCCCTCGCCGCTCTGCACGTCGTCCACGGCCTTGCGGCCGTCGGCGACGGGGATCTGGTACAGGTACGGCGGCTGGGCGGTGGCGTGGGCGAAGGCCTGGGCGGCGGGTTCGAGTACCGGCTCTTCGGACATGGGGGCTCTCCTTCGGTGGGGGAATCGGGGGCTGGTGGCCGTGGCCGTTGCGGTGGCCGTGGCCGTGGCCGTGCTCGTGCTCGTGCTCAGCGGAGGAAGGCGAGCAGGGCGGTGTTGACCTCGGCGGCGTGGGTCCAGGTCAGGCCGTGCGGGCCGCCGGGGACGACCGTGAGCTGAGCGCCGGCGATGCTCTTGGCCAGGGGGATCGCCGTGGCCTCGATGGGCAGGGTGCGGTCGGCGTCGCCGTGGATGATGAGCGTGGGCACGTCGATCCGGGGAAGGTCGTCGCGGAAGTCGGTGAGCCAGGCCCGGACGCAGTCGAGGGTGCCCTTGGCGGAGGCTCCGACGGCCACGTTCCAACTGGCGCGGACCGCCTCCTCGCTGATGCGTTCGCCGCCGAGGACGTCGACGTTGTAGAAGTCGGCGAAGAAGGAGCTCATGAACGCGAAGCGATCGGCGGTGATGGCGTCCTCGATGCCCTCGAAGACGCCGCCGTCCACCCCGATGGGGTTGTCGTCCGTCTCCAGCAGGAACGGCGGCACCACGCCGATCATGACGGCCTTGGCGATGCGCTCGCTGCCGTAGGTGCCGAGGTAGCGGGTCACTTCGCCGGTGCCCATGGAGAAGCCGACCAGGACGGCGTCGCGCAGGTCGAGCGCGGTGAGGACCTCGTTCAGGTCGGAGGCGAAGGTGTCGTAGTCGTAGCCGTCGGCGGGCTGGTCGGAGCGGCCGAAGCCGCGCCGGTCGTAGGTGACGACCCGATGGCCGGCGGCGAGCAGGGCGGCGGTCTGCTTCTCCCAGGAGGCTCCGCTCAGCGGCCAGCCGTGGATCAGCACGACGGGCTGTCCGGTGCCGTGGTCCTCGTAGTAGAGCTCGACGGGGGCGGTGCGACCTTCTGCGACCTTGATGTACGGCACGGGTGGTGCTCCTCTTTCGCATGTGTACGGGTGGTACGGGTGGTGCATGGGTGTGGGGTCGGGTGGGCCCGGCCGGCCGGCGCACAGGGGTATGCGCGGACGGCCGGGCCCGGTCCGTGTGGCGGGGGGCTCAGCCGTGGTCGGTGGCGGCCGGGGCTCGGTGCAGGACGAGCCGGGTGAGCAGGCCGCTGCCGACGCCCGCCGCGAGGACGGGGGCCGTCCACCACAGCGGGTACGGGGTGAGGCCGATCGCCGCGTCGAGGGAGAGGGCGCCGGGTCCGGTGGCCGCGAGCGCGGCGGCGCTGACGATCAGCACCAGGGGGTACTCGTAGCCGTCGTTCTGCACCCAGAGGCCGCCGGGCCACTTCACGGTGAGGGCGACGGTCATGACCCCGATGACGCCGGTCGCGGCGAGCGGTGTCAGCAGGCCCGCGGCCAGCAGGAGGCCCGAGCCGATCTGGCCGCCGCCCGCTGCGAGGGCGGTGAGGACGCCGCCGCGGAAACCGTCGGCGCGGAACTCGCGCGCGCCTCCGTCGAGGCCCTTGCCGCCCAGGTGCCGGCTGACCTTCTGCACCCCGTGGGCCGCGACGAGCAGCCCCACCAGCAGACGCAACATCAGGATGCCGGTGTCCAAAGGGGTCAGCCGGCCGTGTGCTCGCCGATGACGGCCTGCGCGTAGACGACGCCGAGGCCGTAGGCCCCGGCGTGGGCCTTGACGACCTCCATGACGGCGCCGTACGTCTCCTGGCGCGCCCAGTCCCGCTGGAGCTCCAGCAGTACCTGCACCCAGGTCACCGGCACGGCCCCGGCGGCCAACATCCGCTGGACGGCGTGCTCGTGGGCGGTCGGGCTGACGCCTCCGGAGGCGTCGGAGACCACGTAGACCTCGTAGCCCTGCTCCAGTGCGGACAGGGCGGGCAGCACCAGGCAGACCTCGGTCCACAGGCCCGACAGGACGATCTTCTTGCGTCCGGTCGCCTTGACGGCCGCCACGAGCGCCTCGTCCTCCCAGGCGTTCATCGACGTACGGTCGATCACCTCGTGTCCGGGGAACACGTCGGCGAGCTGGGGCAGCAGCGGACCGGAGAAGGACTCGGCGGCGACGGTGGTCAGCACGACCGGCACGTCGAACGCCTTGGCCGCCTTCGCGAGGCCCACCGTGCTGTTGATGATGGCGGCGCGGTCACCGCTGCCGGTACCGAAGAACATCTGCGGCTGGTGGTCGACGAAGAGCATGACCGCGTTGTCGGGCGTGAGCAGGTCCGCGCTCGGGGCGGCCTGGACCTTGCTGATGTCGAACATGGGGGGTGTCCTCCCGGAGCACTATGGATCATCGCCGTCCGCGATCGATCCCGCGGCCCGGCACACCCCGAAACTACGGACGCCGTGGCCGCCCGACTTTCCTTACCGTGCACGGGTGTTGGCACGGGAGCGCACGACGCCGATCCGCCGCGCGCACCCGACCCGCCGCGTGCGCCAGGCCCACCGCGCGTGCCCGGCCGGGCGCCGTCAGTCGGCGTCGAGGACGAGGTCGGCGCGGTGGCGACCGAGGGCGACGAGGCGGGCGTTGCGTTCGTCCGAGCGGGCCACCCATGCGCGCGCGTGCGCGGGGTCCTTGCCGTGTCGTACGTGCCGGCCGATCAGCCGCTCCAGGCGCAGGTCCTCGGCCGGGGCGAGGTACCAGGCCTCGTCCAGCAGGGGGCGCACCGAGGCCCACTCCCCCGCGTCGTGCAACAGGTAGTTCCCCTCGGTGATCACCAGCGGTACGTCCGGGGGCACGGGGACGCTGCCCGCGATCGGCTCCTCCAGGGAGCGGTCGAAGGCGGGCGCGTACACCGTGGGTCCGTGCGGTGCGCGCAGCCGGCGCAGCAGGGCGACGTAGCCGGCGGCGTCGAAGGTGTCCGGGGCGCCCTTGCGGTCGGCGCGGCCCAGGCGGTCCAACACGGCCTGGGCGAGGTGGAAGCCGTCCATCGGGACCACGACGGCCCGCTCCGGCCCCAGCGCGTCCGCGAGCCGGGCGGCCAGTGTCGACTTTCCGGCCCCCGGCGGCCCGGCGATGCCCAGGACGCGCCGCTCGCCCGTGGTGGCCAGCGTCCGTGCCCTCGATACCGCTTCCGTCGTGTCCATCCGCACATCCTGCCCGAGGGGCAGCGCCCGGCACCCCTCCCCGCGACCCGGAGAGGGGCGCCGGGCCGCCGGTCAGCAGCGGGGACAGGCGTCGCGGATCACGCGCCAGGTGAAGGTGGCGGAGCCGGTCGCACCCGTGGCGTCCTTGGCGGTGACGGTCACCGTACGGATGCCGCTGCCGCGCAGGAGGCCCGAGATCAGGCCGGTCGAGGGATTGATCGAGGCACCGACCGGCAGGTTGACCGCCGACCAGGTGTAGGGAGCCGCGCCACCGGTGGCGGACATCGGTAAGTACGCGGAGTCGTACTGGAGGGACACCTGGTTGCCCGGGTTGACCACGGACGGGGCGGCGGCCACCGTGCGGGTCACCGCCGGGCCGGTCGAGCCGTGCGGCGCGGCGACGGACGGACCGACCGACGCTGCCAGGACAGCGGTCAGGCCGACGGCCAGCGCCGCCAGTCTGCGCGGGGTGCGTGTACGTGTGCTCAACAGGACCTCCGAACTCGTCGGGCGAGGACGGCGTTTCCGGTACGGGTCCCGGAGACCGCCATCGCCCGTTGTGGGTATGCATGTTCGAGGTGCGTGGCGCGTCGGAATCATAGGCGGGCCCGGCCGTCCCGTCGATGGCGCCGCGGTCGGCCGCCCGGGCCTACGATGTCCGCCATGCCCGGTACGGTCCCCGTCCCGCTCGACCCGCCGCCCCGCGCACGACTGCGCTCCGCCGCCCGCCTGGCCGTGTGCGCCGCCGTGCCCTGGTTCCTCTGCCTGTGGTGGGGCACGAGCACGGTTCCGGTGCCGGCCGCCCTGCCGGCCGTACTGATCCTGCGCGACGACGTGTACGA
Coding sequences within:
- a CDS encoding helix-turn-helix domain-containing protein; the encoded protein is MSVVLTTLPLSPHERADYWNSVVSDTFIPLDVTLHEPVPSAGSIASERLGPLQISAVQAGPQTVWRNRRLISRGGEEFLTVTFQHTGTARLTQDGRRALVGPGTFTCSDAGRPYEREQPDHFRFTAIRVPKSGLGVPEADLRAVTGTVFSGDRGTSGLVAGFLRRLAERASGFDAYTGQQLAMTAMDLLCVLVRERQGRLDPYASDTARGMLARVKAYVLTSLSDPDLSPERIAAAHHISVRYLHKLFQPEGTTVGRWIRQERLARCRRDLSRQTGSAPAVTAVAQRWGFTNPSHFSRAFRAAYGMSPREWQCGARGE
- a CDS encoding amidohydrolase, whose product is MTAPVGTTSMPVSGLGPTRRPEDPAAGRPAADLLVRNAKVYTGDRARPEARAVAIRDGRIVALGDDHDLAGLVGPATRVVDALGRRVVPGLNDSHLHVIRGGLNYVLELRWDGVRSLRQALAMLREQAGRTPKGQWIRVVGGWTAEQFAERRMPTVAELNAAAPDTPVFVLHLYQSALMNRAAVRAAGFTRETPDPRGGQIVRGHDGEPTGVLLAAPGALVLYSTLAKAPTLDAADRRTSTRHFLRELNRFGLTSAVDAAGGFQNFPDDYATVIDLARSGELSLRITYHLFPQTAGQELADLKRWTATVKPGDGDEWLRLGGAGENLTWAAADFENFSEPRPALAEGYEAEFEQAVRLLMENGWGFRLHATYDETIRRDLAVFEKLAAEGLFPGGNRWLFDHAETVSADSLDRIAALGGALSVQNRMSFQGTAFLDRYGAEAASHAPPVRAMLDRGLTVAAGTDATRVSSYNPWVCLHWLVTGRTVGGTPLHPAGTSIDRETALGLYTRGGAQLTGEEDVKGVLREGCYGDLAILSEDYFTVPEAAIPDIESVCTVVGGRIVYATAEYEGLDEPLPPVSPQWAPVARFGGYQGGGGVRQAEQMAEAVAESERHRLWRQARGSAPETPSQPFVDPCFAH
- a CDS encoding alpha/beta hydrolase, encoding MSEEPVLEPAAQAFAHATAQPPYLYQIPVADGRKAVDDVQSGEGVALPAVDEEWITVQGGPTGDVRTRIVRPRGFSGPLPVILYLHGAGWVFGNAHTHDRLVRELAVGARAAVVFPEYDLSPEARYPVAIEQNYTVAQWVAREGRHKDLDGSRIAVAGDSVGGNMSAALTLMAKQRGDVHILHQVLFYPVTDAAFDTDSYAQFAEGYFLRRDAMRWFWDQYTTDAAERAQITASPLRATLDQLTGLPPALVITAEADVLRDEGEAYAARLRAAGVPVTALRVLGTIHDFVMLNALRETRAASLAIGQAVETLREALA
- a CDS encoding alpha/beta fold hydrolase; the protein is MPYIKVAEGRTAPVELYYEDHGTGQPVVLIHGWPLSGASWEKQTAALLAAGHRVVTYDRRGFGRSDQPADGYDYDTFASDLNEVLTALDLRDAVLVGFSMGTGEVTRYLGTYGSERIAKAVMIGVVPPFLLETDDNPIGVDGGVFEGIEDAITADRFAFMSSFFADFYNVDVLGGERISEEAVRASWNVAVGASAKGTLDCVRAWLTDFRDDLPRIDVPTLIIHGDADRTLPIEATAIPLAKSIAGAQLTVVPGGPHGLTWTHAAEVNTALLAFLR
- a CDS encoding DoxX family protein, with amino-acid sequence MDTGILMLRLLVGLLVAAHGVQKVSRHLGGKGLDGGAREFRADGFRGGVLTALAAGGGQIGSGLLLAAGLLTPLAATGVIGVMTVALTVKWPGGLWVQNDGYEYPLVLIVSAAALAATGPGALSLDAAIGLTPYPLWWTAPVLAAGVGSGLLTRLVLHRAPAATDHG
- a CDS encoding hydrolase translates to MFDISKVQAAPSADLLTPDNAVMLFVDHQPQMFFGTGSGDRAAIINSTVGLAKAAKAFDVPVVLTTVAAESFSGPLLPQLADVFPGHEVIDRTSMNAWEDEALVAAVKATGRKKIVLSGLWTEVCLVLPALSALEQGYEVYVVSDASGGVSPTAHEHAVQRMLAAGAVPVTWVQVLLELQRDWARQETYGAVMEVVKAHAGAYGLGVVYAQAVIGEHTAG
- a CDS encoding nucleoside/nucleotide kinase family protein; its protein translation is MDTTEAVSRARTLATTGERRVLGIAGPPGAGKSTLAARLADALGPERAVVVPMDGFHLAQAVLDRLGRADRKGAPDTFDAAGYVALLRRLRAPHGPTVYAPAFDRSLEEPIAGSVPVPPDVPLVITEGNYLLHDAGEWASVRPLLDEAWYLAPAEDLRLERLIGRHVRHGKDPAHARAWVARSDERNARLVALGRHRADLVLDAD
- a CDS encoding Ig domain-containing protein — protein: MSTRTRTPRRLAALAVGLTAVLAASVGPSVAAPHGSTGPAVTRTVAAAPSVVNPGNQVSLQYDSAYLPMSATGGAAPYTWSAVNLPVGASINPSTGLISGLLRGSGIRTVTVTAKDATGATGSATFTWRVIRDACPRC